In a single window of the Niabella ginsenosidivorans genome:
- a CDS encoding DUF6515 family protein: MVGTNGELNVDEAEKARAEASENIENEQDNNEDNTNYQQAPANNSYNNNINGDDQPTEVTGNDNNAVYDNRPQIGDQFDQLPKNSKSITVDGKRQYVSPAGTYYKPVIVDGRTVYEVTKGNN, from the coding sequence GTGGTAGGCACTAATGGGGAGCTGAATGTTGATGAGGCCGAAAAAGCCCGGGCTGAGGCATCCGAAAATATTGAAAATGAACAGGATAACAACGAAGACAATACTAACTACCAGCAGGCTCCCGCAAATAACTCCTATAACAATAATATTAACGGAGATGATCAGCCAACAGAAGTTACCGGTAATGATAATAATGCCGTATATGATAACAGGCCACAGATAGGTGATCAGTTTGATCAATTACCTAAAAACAGCAAATCTATAACTGTTGACGGGAAAAGACAGTACGTATCGCCGGCAGGAACTTATTACAAACCCGTTATCGTGGATGGCAGAACTGTTTACGAAGTAACAAAGGGTAATAATTAG